In the genome of Bacteroidota bacterium, one region contains:
- a CDS encoding OmpA family protein has translation MELNKKLYIFLFVLELNQIAHTQNLVPNPSFEEYYTAEEVRTMTIPSYIISMSQDGYWEFRPKKKNDCSIYGTLTFLFCKKWTNCNHDYFFDSPDLYNRCSIQFGVPKSEWVFNHKILACNYQNAKSGSGYMGIFVSNTKFKKLNFVNPEFMQTKLIHPLQVGQQYYTEFFVNRADYSTVSTDCLGLYFSDKEIKVNDYHQMYRFKPQITNPKGKVIEDTVSWVKVSGIYTAKGGEQYIIIGDFYPQSDNTIKYDNIKSKDFVCYYLIDDVSVISVIDNSQNDKKEFQVKPTNESTECINYKHINIGVSVVIKNIYFEFGKSDLLPTSFKELDKLVQYMGTASLAEIEVDGFTDDVGTDDYNLKLSISRAKSVVEYIISKGVDKSRIIYKGYGRTKPLQKSQTEKDRAINRRVEFKVLKK, from the coding sequence ATGGAATTAAATAAAAAATTGTATATTTTTCTGTTTGTATTAGAATTAAACCAGATTGCACATACGCAAAATCTGGTACCTAATCCTAGTTTTGAGGAATATTATACAGCGGAAGAAGTTAGGACAATGACAATTCCTAGTTATATTATATCTATGTCTCAAGATGGGTATTGGGAATTTAGACCTAAAAAAAAGAATGATTGCTCAATATATGGGACGCTTACATTTCTATTTTGTAAAAAATGGACCAATTGTAATCATGATTATTTTTTTGATAGTCCTGATTTATATAATAGATGCAGTATTCAATTTGGTGTTCCTAAATCTGAATGGGTATTCAATCATAAAATATTGGCATGTAATTATCAAAATGCAAAAAGTGGTTCAGGTTATATGGGCATCTTTGTATCTAATACAAAGTTTAAAAAATTAAATTTTGTAAATCCCGAATTTATGCAAACAAAACTTATTCATCCTTTACAAGTGGGTCAACAATATTATACAGAATTTTTCGTCAATAGAGCAGATTATTCCACTGTATCAACTGATTGCTTGGGATTGTATTTTTCTGACAAAGAAATCAAGGTTAATGACTATCATCAAATGTATCGTTTTAAACCACAGATTACTAATCCTAAAGGAAAAGTAATTGAAGACACAGTCAGTTGGGTTAAGGTTAGTGGTATTTATACAGCAAAAGGAGGAGAACAATATATAATTATTGGTGACTTTTATCCTCAAAGTGATAATACAATTAAGTATGATAACATTAAAAGTAAAGACTTTGTTTGTTATTACCTTATTGACGATGTGAGTGTTATTTCTGTTATAGATAATTCACAAAATGATAAAAAAGAATTTCAGGTTAAACCAACCAATGAATCTACTGAATGTATTAATTATAAGCACATTAATATAGGGGTTTCAGTTGTAATTAAAAATATTTATTTTGAATTTGGTAAATCGGATTTATTACCTACATCATTCAAAGAACTTGATAAATTGGTACAATATATGGGAACCGCTTCATTGGCTGAAATTGAAGTAGATGGTTTTACTGATGATGTGGGTACAGATGATTATAATTTGAAATTATCCATATCAAGAGCTAAGTCGGTTGTAGAATATATAATTTCCAAGGGAGTGGATAAAAGTAGGATCATATACAAAGGTTATGGTCGCACAAAACCACTTCAGAAAAGCCAAACAGAAAAGGACCGTGCTATAAACAGAAGAGTAGAGTTTAAAGTTTTAAAAAAATAA